The DNA region CTTCTTCGCCGAACGTTACAAGAGCCTGACAGGGGACGGAGACGAGGTGGCCGCATGACGATGATGACCGAGACTTTAGTGAGTGGAACAACACCCGTGAGCGACAACGTGAATTTGAAACAGCACCTCAATACGCCGAGCGAAGAAGGTCAGACCCTTCGCGGGAGTGTCGAGAAGGCGCTGCACAATTATTTCGCCCACCTTGAGGGCGCTGCCGTCACGGATGTGTACAACCTGGTGCTCTCCGAAGTCGAGGCTCCCCTGCTCGAGTGCGTGATGAACTACGTCAAGGGCAACCAAACCAAGGCCAGCGAGCTGCTCGGGCTGAACCGAGGCACGCTGCGCAAGAAACTCAAGCAGTACGATTTGCTGTAAGCATTCAATCAAACCAGAAAGGCGCCCGCGTAAAAACGGTCGCCTTTTTTGCTGACTCCTTTGCTTTTGATGGAAATTGAAATGACCGACCAGACTACCCGCCTGCCGATCCGCCGCGCCTTGATCAGCGTTTCCGACAAGACCGGGATCCTCGAATTCGCCAAAGAGCTTGAAGCCCTGGGCGTCGAGATCCTCTCCACCGGCGGAACGTTCAAGCTGCTGCGCGACAACGGTGTTGCCGCAGTGGAAGTCGCGGATTACACCGGTTTCGCAGAAATGATGGACGGTCGGGTGAAAACCCTGCACCCGAAAATCCACGGCGGGATCCTCGGTCGTCGCGGTATCGACGACGCCATCATGAACGAGCACGGCATCAAGCCGATCGACCTGGTAGCGGTCAACCTGTACCCGTTCGAAGCGACTATCAACAAGCCAGGCTGCGACCTGCCGACCGCAATCGAGAACATCGATATCGGCGGCCCGACCATGGTCCGTTCGGCTGCAAAAAACCACAAAGACGTGGCCATCGTGGTGAATGCCAGCGACTACACCAGCGTCCTCGAAAGCCTCAAGGCCGGCGGCCTGACCTACGCTCAGCGTTTCGACCTGATGCTCAAGGCCTTCGAACACACCGCCGCCTATGACGGCATGATCGCCAACTACATGGGCACCGTGAACCAGGCGGCTGACACCCTCAGCACTGAAGGCCGCAGCGAGTTCCCGCGCACTTTCAACAGCCAGTTCGTCAAGGCTCAGGAAATGCGCTACGGCGAGAACCCGCACCAGAGCGCGGCGTTCTACGTTGAAGCCAAGCCTGCCGAAGTGGGTATCGCCACCGCGACCCAACTGCAAGGCAAAGAGCTGTCGTACAACAACGTGGCCGACACCGACGCCGCGCTGGAATGCGTGAAGAGCTTCGTCAAACCGGCCTGCGTGATCGTCAAGCACGCCAACCCGTGCGGCGTGGCCGTCAGCCCGGACGCCGAAGGCGGCATCCGTCAGGCTTACGAACTGGCCTACGCCACCGACACCGAGTCGGCGTTCGGCGGCATCATCGCCTTCAACCGCGAGCTGGATGCTGAAACGGCCAAGGCTATCGTCGAGCGTCAGTTCGTCGAAGTGATCATCGCCCCGTCCGTCAGCGAAGAAGCTCGCGCCATCGTGGCTGCCAAAGCCAACGTGCGCCTGCTGGCCTGCGGCGAGTGGTCGGCTGATCGCGCTGCTGCGTGGGACTACAAACGCGTCAACGGTGGCCTGCTGGTGCAGAGCCGCGACATCGGCATGATTGGCGCCGACGACCTGAAAGTCGTGACCAAACGCGCCCCGACCGAGCAGGAGATCCACGACCTGATCTTCGCCTGGAAAGTCGCCAAATACGTTAAGTCCAACGCCATCGTCTACGCCAAGAACCGTCAGACCATCGGTGTCGGCGCTGGCCAGATGAGCCGCGTGAACTCCGCTCGTATTGCTGCGATCAAGGCTGAACATGCTGGTTTGCAGGTGGCAGGCTCGGTGATGGCCTCCGACGCGTTCTTCCCGTTCCGCGACGGCTTGGACAACGCAGCCAAGGTTGGCATTACCGCAGTGATCCAGCCAGGCGGCTCGATGCGTGATAACGAAGTGATTTCTGCCGCAGACGAGGCCGGCATCGCCATGGTCTTCACCGGCATGCGCCACTTCCGTCACTGATACGACGATCCCCTGTGGGAGCGAGCTTGCTCGCGATAGCGCCCTTTCAGACACATTGATGCTGGATGTGCCGCCGCCATCGCGAGCAAGCTCGCTCCCACAGAAAAGCAGCTGCATGGCTGCATCAAGAATTAGCGTCATCCGAGGTTTTTGAAATGAATGTTTTGATCATTGGCAGCGGTGGCCGTGAACACGCCCTGGCATGGAAAGTGGCTCAGGATCCGCGCGTGCAGAAGGTTTTCGTGGCTCCGGGCAACGCCGGCACCGCCATTGAAGCCAAGTGCGAGAACGTCGCTATCGACGTGCTGGCCCTTGAACAGCTGGCAGACTTCGCCGAGAAGAATGTTTCCCTGACCATCGTCGGCCCGGAAGTGCCGCTGGTCGCTGGTGTCGTCGATCTGTTCCGCTCCCGTGGCCTGGATTGCTTCGGTCCGACCGCTGGCGCTGCTCAGCTGGAAGGTTCGAAAGCCTTCACCAAGGATTTCCTGGCGCGCCACAAGATCCCGACCGCCGATTACCAGAACTTCACCGAGATCGAGCCTGCCCTGGCTTATCTGCGTGAAAAAGGCGCACCGATCGTGATCAAGGCCGATGGCCTGGCCGCCGGTAAAGGTGTGATCGTTGCCATGACGTTGACCGAAGCCGAAGACGCCGTACGCGACATGCTCGCGGGTAACGCATTCGGCGACGCAGGCTCGCGCGTTGTGATCGAAGAGTTCCTGGACGGTGAAGAAGCCAGCTTCATCGTCATGGTCGACGGCAAGAACGTATTGCCGATGGCCACCAGCCAGGACCACAAACGCGTCGGCGACGGCGACACCGGTCCGAACACCGGCGGCATGGGTGCTTACTCCCCTGCACCGGTCGTGACCGCTGAAGTGCACAAGCGCGTCATGGACCTGGTGATCTGGCCAACCGTGCGCGGCATGGCCGATGAAGGCAACGTCTACACCGGTTTCCTGTACGCCGGTCTGATGATCGACAAAGCCGGTAACCCAAAAGTTATCGAGTTCAACTGCCGTTTCGGCGACCCTGAGACCCAACCGGTGATGCTGCGTTTGCAGTCGAGCCTGGTGTTGCTGGTCGAAGCGGCGCTGGCGCAAGCCCTGGACAAGGTCGAAGCACAATGGGATCCACGTCCGAGCGTCGGCATCGTGCTGGCCGCTGGCGGCTATCCTGGTGACTACGCTAAAGGCGTTGCGATCAACGGTCTCGATGCAGCTGCAGCACTGGAAGGCAAAGTCTTCCACGCCGGTACTGCACTCAAGGACGGTCAAGTGGTGACGGCCGGTGGTCGGGTACTCTGCGCCACAGCAATGGGTGCCAGCGTCGATGCCGCTCAGCAGCAGGCTTACAAGCTGGCGGCCAAAATTGACTGGGAAGGCTGTTTCTATCGCAAGGACATTGGCTACCGTGCCATTGCCCGCGAGCGTGGCGAAAATCAGGAATAAGAGCGCCATTGGGCCAGGCAAGGGCTTCGGGCCCTTGCCGGACTATTCCGGCGCCGCGCATAGTTATATTCTGGCATCAACCTACGAAGGGATTTCGCCGTGCGCTGGCTCAGGATTGCCATAGGTTTCACCGTCACTCTGCTGACCTTGCTCTGCATGCTCCCGGCCCAGGCCACGCAAGGCAGTGGCTGGGCGGTATTGCTCGACGAACAGGGTGACCTGCAGCTCAGCGACATCCGTTCCGCTCGCTACACCAATCAATTCAGCCCCATTGAACTCGACCACCTCACCGCCGCCGAGCCCGATGGCGCGTTATGGCTGCGTTTCAGACTCGCTCCCGGCAAGCATGAACAGTTGCTGCGGGTGTTTGCTCCCGACCTGTCGCACCTCAATCTGTATGTGCTGGACGGTGACACGCTGATCGAGCAACTGAACACCGGCACCGGCCAGCCCCAGGCTGAACGGCCACTGCCCAGCAGCGACTTCATGTTGCCGCTGCCGCAAAACGAAAAACCTCTCGACGTTTACCTGCGTCTGGTCTCCGACCATCAGTTGAGGCCTTACATCACCCTGCAGTCGGCGGTCATGACCGCGGCCAATCAGAATCAGACGCTGATCTACGGACTGTTGTTCGGCTGTATCGCGATGCTGATCCTGCACAGCCTCGTCCGCTACGCCTATACCCGCTCACGCAGCAGTTTCTGGCTGGCCGGATGCGAAGCATTGTTGATGCTCAGCCTGTTGCTGTTGCTGAATCTGGCAGGGCCTTGGCTGCCGAACTGGCACGCGGTGCAGACACCCGGCGCCTACCTCGCCTTGCTGCTGACGGCGCCATGCGGCCTGATGTTCGCCTATCGCTTCTTCGCCCCACTTGGCCCGCACCCGCTGAACAAGTTGCTGCTGGGGGACATTCTGTTCATCGTGGTCTGCGGCTTGCTGCTGTTGTTCGTCAACACGCTGCCGCTGAACATCATGACCTACGCCCTGGTCGCTCTGGCAGGCCTGAGCATGTTGTTCGTCAGCGCCTATCACTGGCAAAAAGGTTATCGCCCGGCGCGCCTGTTCGTCGCGGCGATGGTGGTGTTCAACATTGGCACTCTGATCATGTTGCCGGCACTCCTGGGATTGACCCTGGTCGCACCGCAGGGATTGATCATGACGCTGCTGGGGTTAATCTGCATCAGCGGCGTGCTGATGAGCATTGCACTGAGCGAACGTCAGCGCAGCATCACCGAAGACCGTTTCAGCGTCAGCCGCGACCTGGCCGCCAGCAACGCCGAAATCAACGCCAAGGCCGAATTCCTGGCAAAAATCAGCCACGAAATCCGCACCCCGATGAATGGCGTGCTGGGCATGACCGAGCTGCTGCTGGGCACACCGCTCTCGGTCAAGCAGCGCGACTATGTACAGACCATCCACAGTGCCGGCAACGAACTGCTGACACTGATCAACGAGATTCTCGACATCTCCAAGCTTGAATCCGGGCAGATCGAACTGGACGATGTGCAGTTCGACCTCAACGCACTGATCGAAGATTGTCTGAGCATCTTCCGCGCCAAGGCCGAACAGCAGAACGTCGAGCTGATCAGCTTTATCCAGCCGCAAGTGCCGCGCGTCATCAGCGGTGACCCTACACGCCTGCGCCAGACCCTGCTGAGCCTGCTGGAAAACGCCCTGAAGAAAACCGACGAAGGCGAAATCCTGATCGTCGTCGCGCTCGATGAGCGCAGTGCCAAACCGCGCTTGCGCATTGCCGTGCAGGACAGCGGTGAGCCGATGGACGCCGAAGAGCGCGACGCATTGATGCACGCCGAACTGCACAGCAAGCACTTCCTCTCGGCCACCCGCTTGGGAGGCAACCTGGGGCTGGTGATCGCCCGTCAACTGATTCGCTTGATGCAAGGGGAGTTCGGGGTCAAGAGCGGCGCCAATCAGGGCAGCACCTTGTGGCTGACCCTGCCGCTGGACCCTGACCGCCTCGAACACCCGACGTCGGACCTCGATGGCCCACTGCAGGGTGCACGGGTATTGGTGGTGGACGATAACGACACGTGTCGCAAAGTGCTGGTGCAACAGTGCAGCGCCTGGGGCCTGAATGTCAGTGCCGTAGCGTCCGGCAAAGAAGCGCTGGCGCTGCTGCGCACCAAGGCTCACTTGCGCGATTACTTCGACGTGGTCCTGCTGGACCAGAACATGCCCGGCATGACCGGCATGCAACTGGCCGCCAAGATCAAGGAAGACCCGAGCCTGAACCACGACATCCTGCTGATCATGCTCACCGGCATCAGCAATGCGCCCAGCAAGATCATCGCGCGCAACTCCGGGATCAAACGCATCCTCGCCAAACCGGTGGCCGGGTACACCCTCAAGACGACATTGGCCGACGAGCTGAACCAGCGAAACAAAGGCCTTTCCATCTCGCAACACCTGCCCACCGGCCCGACCTTACCGGTGAAGGTGCCAAGCGATTTCCGCATCCTGGTGGCCGAAGACAACAGCATCTCGACCAAAGTGATTCGCGGCATGCTAGGCAAGCTCAACCTGCAACCGGATACCGCCAGCAATGGTGAAGAAGCCTTGCAGGCGATGAAAGCCCAGCGTTATGACCTGGTCCTGATGGACTGCGAAATGCCGATCCTCGACGGCTTCTCCGCGACTCAGCAATTGCGTGCCTGGGAAGTCGGTAATCAGCGGATTCGCACGCCGGTGGTGGCGTTGACTGCGCACATCCTCGCCGAACACAAAGAACGTGCACGCCAGGCCGGCATGGACGGGCATATGGCCAAACCGGTCGAGCTGTCGCAGTTGCGCGATTTGATCGAGCATTGGGTTGGGCAGCGGGATCAGCAGAACCGCACAGCGTCGACCATCTGAGAGCCCTCGGGCTAACGCTCGGTCAGATGTCCAGAGCACTCAAGTATTTCAGGGACTGGGACACCACAGACTTCTTTACCTTCTCCCGAAACTCGGCGTAATGAAGCGTGTTGAACGTGATCGTGGTTATCTGTTCGGTGCTTTTTTGCTCAAGCGATTCATTTTTGCTGAACAGGAACCGAGAGATGTTTCGCAGTATCGAAAACTTGCGGTGATAGACCGCCATATCCACCTTGTGCGCGCCGTTCTTCACGCAAGGAATCATCTGAAAGTAGGCGATATCTCCCTTCAGGATCGTGGACTCAAACGTTTCGAGCGCCAGCGAATTGCGCTCCAACTTTGTCAGGGCGCGGCTGATGGGTATGGAAAATCTATCACCGATGGATTCCCGGATACGTTGTATCGCCTTGCTGCCCATCGGAGCGGCAGGCCCGGGCGATAACGTTTGAGGTGTGGGCACATCCCATCCCACAAAACGGAGTTGCCTGCAGTAGTAGTCGAACCAGTCGCCCGATAATCCATTCTTAATTGCATCGCGCGTGACTCTTTGTGCAAAAGCCGTGCTCATGTAGACGTCTTCGCGGTGCGACGCAGGCAGATCGCTGGCGAACGACACGATACTGCCGCCAACCACCGCTGCCGGTGGTGCAATCAGATCCGTCATGACCGAATCTCCTCTGGCTGCGTGGTGCTGCAGGCATCGTCGTGCAGGGTTAACGTTGCAACATTGGTCTCGATCCGGTCCTTGACCTTCAGAGCAATTTGAGCCCGTACAGGGGCATATACCGTTTCCGACAGATTCGCCCGGACGTAACGGCGGCTAATGATGCCTTGTACATCTTCGCCCCAATAGAGATGCGCCAACGGGTTGGAACTCAGCAATTGATGGGTTTTGAGCTCGATACAAACACTGCTGAACGAAGTCGGTGTTGGCGCCACGATCACCAGCAAACGAACATCCATCGCAGGTGCCGGCACCTCGATAGACTGCTTTTCGGACACTTTTTGCATATGGCTGCGCAACAAGTTGGTTGCCGGGTTGATGTCCGATTCGTTGACAATTTTTGACAACACTTCGGCAGTCACATGCCCTTCATCTGCCCCCACCTTGGACATCGCTGCGGCCGCCCACTGAACCGCCGACTCAACGCTCTCTGAAGGGAGATTCAAGTCTTCGCGCGCTTTACCGCGCCACATCCAGATACCATCCAGAACTTTTATGTAGGTGTCATACCAACTCACACCCGGCTCTAGTTCTGTTTTTTTATTGGCTGCCAACTGTGCATACAACACCGTATTGACCATATCATCATAAGTGGTCAGATCCTCTGATTCGGGCACCATCAAAACCGCAGCCCCGACAATCAATACTGAATAATCACATCTCATTTAAATACCTCCACACAGAGAAGGACAGTCGTTATTTCGACCGCCCTTCCAGGCATCCATCAAATGTCGTAGTCGAGTTTATCAGTCGAGTACTTCACAAGTTTCGATGCAATCAATTCTCGAGTCGCCGAAGCCAGCAGATCATTCTTTTCGAAAGCTGTCTCACCGCGATACAGACCTACGTTACGAACATCCGTATCGACGAACATTACTTTTGTCGATGAATTCCGGCGTGTAAAACGTACTGCGCCAATGGCAAAAACAGTCGTACCGTTAACATCGATACACGAGCCGGTCGTTACTCCACCCACACCTTGTTTCAGCAAGTTGCGCTCATAAAGCGTCATTGCGGTATCGCGTTTTTGCAGGGCGGCAATCGCATCACCCGCGGTTTTCAGCATCAGTGCAGTAGCCGGGCCCGGTACGGTAAGGCCAGCGACTACCGAAGCAAGGATCTCCAGCACCAGCTTGTCCATGCGGACACTGGTTCCCGACACGTTCAGATCGTTGTAGTACTTGCTGATGGTCATCCAACCCGTTTCACCCATGACTTTACAGAACAGCGCGTACCATTCTTTACCCTGGTGCTCCAATGGAAACTTTTTGTTTGCCACAAGCGACGCATAGTGAAAAGCATTCTGCGCGTCACTGCGGTTAATACCGGTGAGGTTACCGCTGAAACTAATGAGGCCTTCGCCTACGACCGATCCTTTCGACGGCACTTCAACTTCTTCACCCGACACAAACAAACCACGAGGCCTAATAAGCAGTGGCTCACCCAGATCATAACTCTGTAGTTTCTCTATACAGGCAGCAATATGACTTTCACTAAACATATTATTCACAATTTCTTCCTTATCGACATTAATGCAAGCCCCTCATGAACTTGTCGAAAAGAACAATAAACAAACAAACCAACTCAGACAAACCAAAACATGTAACTTCATATACAACACCAACCCAACACAACTAACCAATCAAACTCAACCCAACTAAATACAAGTCAATAAAATCAATTCCATACCTTTTCAAACTCAACACCCACAGACACTTGACCAACTGATAGACTCCGACTCACCCGTCTCTGGATGCGAGCCGAAACCATGCTCCATGTGTTATTCAGCGTTTACCTGAAAATGCTAGTGCTCTACAGCCCGTTCTTCGTGTTGTCCTGCTTCATCAGCCTGACCCGCGGTTATTCGCGCAAGGAACAACGCCGGCTGGCTTGGAAAGTGGCCACCGCCACGCTGGTGTCCAGCGTGTTGCTGTACCTGTTCGGGCGAGTGATTTTCAGTGTCTTCGGCATCACCGTGGACGCGTTCCGCATCGGCGCCGGCAGTGTGTTGTTCATCTCGGCGCTGGGCATGGCTCAGGGCAAGTCGGCAGTGCAAACCGACAACGTGCAGCAGGACGTGACCATCGTCCCGCTGACCATTCCCCTGACGGTCGGCCCCGGCACCATCGGCGCCTTGCTGGTGATGGGCGTGAGTCAGCCGCATTGGGACGACAAACTCACGGCCATTCTCAGTATTGCCCTGGCCAGTTTCACGGTCGGCGTGGTGCTTTATCTGTCCAACCGCATCGAGCGCATTCTCGGTGACCAGGGTTTGCAGATCGTCAGCCGGTTGATGGGGTTGTTCGTCTGCGCATTGGCGGCGCAGATCATCTTTACCGGAGTGAAGGGCTATCTGGTTCCGTGACGCCCACCTTCGTCATTAGCGCGGCGAGCTGCCTGTCCTCGCCATCGATGGCCAGTGCCTGCACCAACTCATCAAGGGTTACGGTCATTGTGGTGCCATGAACCTGCAGACTCAGACTCATCGAACGGCGCGCGGTCAAATCGTCGGGGTGATTGCGCAAGATCAGGCTGTGTCCGGTATTCGGGTCGGTGAGCAGCAACTGCCTTTCAACCAGGCTGACCCGCCACACATCCTGCGGCCCGGTATCCAGAATCAATGTGCCAGGCATCAGTGACTCAGCACTCAACGAACGACGACAATCAACCACAATGCATTCAAGCCGCTGCCAGACAGTACTCGATACGTTGCAGCTGATCGCTCTGGGCCCATAACTCAAGATCAACTGGGTAACGCCGTCAGGTATCAACGGCATAACGTCATTGAGCTCACCCTGAAATTCCAGCATCAACACCTCGGCTTCACGACGTGCAACGCTGTTCTCCAGCCACACATCCCTCGAAGCGCTGTATGTCCGTTGGCTGGGCGTTTCATGGAGCAAGGCAACAGTTTTGTTTCGAACACCCAGCAGTCGGGTTTCCAGGCTCGTATTGACCTCACCCACCACACGATCGATGCCCTCGACGTACCATTGGCAGCCCAAGTAACCGCCAACCGATACAAATGCTTCGTGGGGATGCTTGCTCAGCAGCGCCTTCAACGCTTGCCTCACGCCCGCATCGTAAGGGTCATTCGTACCCTGTTGCGCCAGAACCCAGTCTCCCGTGACGCCGACA from Pseudomonas sp. ACM7 includes:
- the purD gene encoding phosphoribosylamine--glycine ligase, encoding MNVLIIGSGGREHALAWKVAQDPRVQKVFVAPGNAGTAIEAKCENVAIDVLALEQLADFAEKNVSLTIVGPEVPLVAGVVDLFRSRGLDCFGPTAGAAQLEGSKAFTKDFLARHKIPTADYQNFTEIEPALAYLREKGAPIVIKADGLAAGKGVIVAMTLTEAEDAVRDMLAGNAFGDAGSRVVIEEFLDGEEASFIVMVDGKNVLPMATSQDHKRVGDGDTGPNTGGMGAYSPAPVVTAEVHKRVMDLVIWPTVRGMADEGNVYTGFLYAGLMIDKAGNPKVIEFNCRFGDPETQPVMLRLQSSLVLLVEAALAQALDKVEAQWDPRPSVGIVLAAGGYPGDYAKGVAINGLDAAAALEGKVFHAGTALKDGQVVTAGGRVLCATAMGASVDAAQQQAYKLAAKIDWEGCFYRKDIGYRAIARERGENQE
- a CDS encoding hybrid sensor histidine kinase/response regulator gives rise to the protein MRWLRIAIGFTVTLLTLLCMLPAQATQGSGWAVLLDEQGDLQLSDIRSARYTNQFSPIELDHLTAAEPDGALWLRFRLAPGKHEQLLRVFAPDLSHLNLYVLDGDTLIEQLNTGTGQPQAERPLPSSDFMLPLPQNEKPLDVYLRLVSDHQLRPYITLQSAVMTAANQNQTLIYGLLFGCIAMLILHSLVRYAYTRSRSSFWLAGCEALLMLSLLLLLNLAGPWLPNWHAVQTPGAYLALLLTAPCGLMFAYRFFAPLGPHPLNKLLLGDILFIVVCGLLLLFVNTLPLNIMTYALVALAGLSMLFVSAYHWQKGYRPARLFVAAMVVFNIGTLIMLPALLGLTLVAPQGLIMTLLGLICISGVLMSIALSERQRSITEDRFSVSRDLAASNAEINAKAEFLAKISHEIRTPMNGVLGMTELLLGTPLSVKQRDYVQTIHSAGNELLTLINEILDISKLESGQIELDDVQFDLNALIEDCLSIFRAKAEQQNVELISFIQPQVPRVISGDPTRLRQTLLSLLENALKKTDEGEILIVVALDERSAKPRLRIAVQDSGEPMDAEERDALMHAELHSKHFLSATRLGGNLGLVIARQLIRLMQGEFGVKSGANQGSTLWLTLPLDPDRLEHPTSDLDGPLQGARVLVVDDNDTCRKVLVQQCSAWGLNVSAVASGKEALALLRTKAHLRDYFDVVLLDQNMPGMTGMQLAAKIKEDPSLNHDILLIMLTGISNAPSKIIARNSGIKRILAKPVAGYTLKTTLADELNQRNKGLSISQHLPTGPTLPVKVPSDFRILVAEDNSISTKVIRGMLGKLNLQPDTASNGEEALQAMKAQRYDLVLMDCEMPILDGFSATQQLRAWEVGNQRIRTPVVALTAHILAEHKERARQAGMDGHMAKPVELSQLRDLIEHWVGQRDQQNRTASTI
- the purH gene encoding bifunctional phosphoribosylaminoimidazolecarboxamide formyltransferase/IMP cyclohydrolase codes for the protein MTDQTTRLPIRRALISVSDKTGILEFAKELEALGVEILSTGGTFKLLRDNGVAAVEVADYTGFAEMMDGRVKTLHPKIHGGILGRRGIDDAIMNEHGIKPIDLVAVNLYPFEATINKPGCDLPTAIENIDIGGPTMVRSAAKNHKDVAIVVNASDYTSVLESLKAGGLTYAQRFDLMLKAFEHTAAYDGMIANYMGTVNQAADTLSTEGRSEFPRTFNSQFVKAQEMRYGENPHQSAAFYVEAKPAEVGIATATQLQGKELSYNNVADTDAALECVKSFVKPACVIVKHANPCGVAVSPDAEGGIRQAYELAYATDTESAFGGIIAFNRELDAETAKAIVERQFVEVIIAPSVSEEARAIVAAKANVRLLACGEWSADRAAAWDYKRVNGGLLVQSRDIGMIGADDLKVVTKRAPTEQEIHDLIFAWKVAKYVKSNAIVYAKNRQTIGVGAGQMSRVNSARIAAIKAEHAGLQVAGSVMASDAFFPFRDGLDNAAKVGITAVIQPGGSMRDNEVISAADEAGIAMVFTGMRHFRH
- a CDS encoding MarC family protein; amino-acid sequence: MLHVLFSVYLKMLVLYSPFFVLSCFISLTRGYSRKEQRRLAWKVATATLVSSVLLYLFGRVIFSVFGITVDAFRIGAGSVLFISALGMAQGKSAVQTDNVQQDVTIVPLTIPLTVGPGTIGALLVMGVSQPHWDDKLTAILSIALASFTVGVVLYLSNRIERILGDQGLQIVSRLMGLFVCALAAQIIFTGVKGYLVP
- the fis gene encoding DNA-binding transcriptional regulator Fis produces the protein MTMMTETLVSGTTPVSDNVNLKQHLNTPSEEGQTLRGSVEKALHNYFAHLEGAAVTDVYNLVLSEVEAPLLECVMNYVKGNQTKASELLGLNRGTLRKKLKQYDLL